One Coccinella septempunctata chromosome X, icCocSept1.1, whole genome shotgun sequence genomic window carries:
- the LOC123321297 gene encoding uncharacterized protein LOC123321297, which produces MVIPKFQVLRAAPYGKEASAIEPCTVENSMKSDMIPSTSRQDSINEVVPMEVDEPNVSGNTPPKYRDLLAKKENLIEEKDKIIARFCCAPPEAKNYV; this is translated from the exons ATGGTAATTCCAAAATTTCAGGTTCTTAGAGCTGCCCCTTATGGGAAAGAAGCCTCAGCTATTGAACCGTGTACAGTTGAGAATTCTATGAAGAGTGATATGATTCCATCAACCTCAAGACAAGACAGCATAAATGAAGTTGTACCTATGGAAGTGGATGAACCGAACGTATCTGGGAATACCCCTCCAAAATATAGGGATCTTCTGGCCAAAAAAGAAAATCTTATTGAGGAGAAGGATAAAATAATAGCCAG GTTTTGTTGTGCACCACCTGaagcaaaaaattatgtgtga
- the LOC123321300 gene encoding uncharacterized protein LOC123321300: MDDIPPPPKLPKVGPSSVRLANLENTIRQNEGVTGGSSSSRIITDEREIPQADTSARKTECASCEKISVLFERLLRQGERNAEKIEFLTRIVLKLTDDLKKRDDDGSSILTEFSIIESIPRLEEFNESLSDAEKFKEMISQFQVLGGSNVGKNVRRILGKMISNTLALRINWTRRLEKYNFSK; encoded by the exons ATGGATGATATTCCCCCTCCTCCAAAACTTCCAAAAGTAGGTCCTTCATCGGTGAGACTTGCCAATTTGGAAAATACCATAAGGCAGAATGAGGGGGTGACTGGAGGTAGTTCCTCCTCAAGGATAATCACAGATGAAAGGGAAATTCCACAAGCAGATACGTCAGCAAGGAAGACGGAATGCGCAAGTTGCGAGAAAATTTCTG TATTATTCGAACGTCTTCTCAGACAGGGAGAAAGGAATGCagagaaaattgaattcctcaCTCGGATAGTTTTAAAATTAACTGATGACTTGAAGAAACGGGATGATGATGGAAGTTCCATTCTCACAGAATTCTCCATCATCGAGTCAATTCCAAGACTGGAGGAGTTCAATGAAAGCCTTTCGGATGcagaaaaatttaaagaaatg ATCTCACAATTTCAAGTGCTCGGTGGAAGCAATGTAGGGAAAAATGTCAGGAGAATTTTGGGAAAAATGATCTCGAACACCCTGGCCCTTAGAATTAATTGGACGAGGAGAttggaaaaatataatttttcaaaataa
- the LOC123321296 gene encoding putative nuclease HARBI1 isoform X1: MAYSYRMGERTVSEIVEEVCDALWNHLRSQVLAEPTTSDWIKIANDFKDNCQFDHCIGAIDGKHVSIKAPPNSGSNFFNYKKTFSIVLLAVVDSNRKFVYIDVGSMGRFSDSGILKDSIFGIKLKNGELNLPPEETLYPGGIEMPYVFVGDEAFPLTTNLMRAYPQSKLSESRRLYNYRLSRARRVVENAFGILAARFRIFRRPFECRVELVDKIVKATCVLHNYLIKYNYYNMNDNEIENLDDSQLMPIAHSGCRYSNDCFFIREEFCRYFNNIGIVPWQKTRLLK; encoded by the coding sequence ATGGCATATAGTTATAGAATGGGCGAAAGAACTGTTTCAGAAATTGTAGAAGAGGTTTGTGATGCGTTGTGGAACCACCTTCGATCACAAGTACTAGCGGAGCCTACTACAAGCGATTGGATAAAAATTGCAAATGATTTTAAGGACAACTGTCAATTTGATCATTGCATAGGTGCAATCGACGGCAAGCATGTATCTATAAAAGCACCTCCTAATTCTGGgtccaatttttttaattacaaaaaaacattttcaattgTTCTACTAGCTGTTGTTGATTCAAACCGGAAATTCGTATATATAGATGTAGGATCTATGGGTAGATTTAGTGACAGTGGAATTTTAAAAGATAGTATATTTGGAATCAAACTAAAAAATGGAGAACTGAATTTACCTCCTGAAGAAACCCTCTATCCTGGGGGAATTGAAATGCCTTACGTTTTCGTTGGGGACGAAGCATTTCCTTTGACGACTAATTTAATGCGTGCTTATCCGCAATCCAAATTGTCGGAATCTAGAAGATTGTATAATTATCGTTTGTCCAGAGCACGTAGAGTAGTGGAAAATGCATTCGGTATTTTAGCAGCTCGATTTAGAATATTTAGACGACCCTTTGAATGCCGTGTTGAACTTGTCGACAAAATAGTGAAAGCAACGTGTGTCTTACATAATTATTTAATCAAATACAATTATTACAACATGaatgataatgaaattgaaaatttagatGATAGTCAACTAATGCCAATTGCTCATTCTGGTTGTAGATACTCAAATGATTGTTTTTTTATACGAGAAGAATTCTGTagatatttcaataatattGGTATTGTTCCTTGGCAAAAAACGCGgctattgaaataa
- the LOC123321305 gene encoding uncharacterized protein LOC123321305, translated as MKTKSFPMTLSLKIVHSIILIFLEHRVISHLGLPTMKRSFLMISSLKIFPSIILIFLQHRVISHLRLPTMKRSFLMISSLKIFPSIIFNENTKNKQIKWFKEEL; from the exons ATGAAAACCAAGAGTTTTCCAATGACCTTGTCTTTGAAAATAGTTCACTCAATAATATTG ATATTCCTTGAACATCGAGTAATATCACACCTGGGATTACCCACAATGAAGAGGAGTTTTCTAATGATAtcatctttgaaaatatttccctCGATAATATTG ATATTCCTTCAACATCGAGTAATATCACACCTGAGATTACCTACAATGAAGAGGAGTTTTCTAATGATAtcatctttgaaaatatttccctCGATTATATTCAATGAGAATACCAAAAACAAACAAATCAAATGGTTCAAAGAAGAATTGTAG